Proteins encoded within one genomic window of Neorhizobium galegae bv. orientalis str. HAMBI 540:
- a CDS encoding CPBP family intramembrane glutamic endopeptidase: MKRITGNRLGLSLLILLGWALIGWLAGPLLALVGEPSIDLGGISIPKALLFAVIFLISMSALFDSREVGLAAPSSGRSLLLAWLPGLYAVWFLLLAVWSGLPSIALASSLLVSTALGAASQELMFRGILFAGLRSRYSDLKTTWISSILAGIAWLPVWIWYGAWEQGVGDMMLGFLLSILFSAIRVRTGSLYPCILLHAVWSYCLTLLRVSGEGVFWSQLLFIALVIPLPIYGLFLLRKKALVGMPAVAAG; the protein is encoded by the coding sequence ATGAAGCGCATAACCGGTAATCGATTGGGGCTGTCGCTTTTGATCCTGCTCGGCTGGGCACTGATCGGGTGGCTTGCAGGTCCGCTTCTGGCGCTTGTCGGTGAGCCTTCCATCGATCTTGGCGGCATTTCCATTCCCAAGGCATTGCTCTTCGCGGTTATTTTCCTGATCAGCATGTCGGCTCTGTTCGACAGCCGGGAAGTCGGCCTTGCCGCGCCGAGTTCCGGGCGTTCGCTGCTGCTGGCATGGCTGCCCGGTCTTTATGCCGTCTGGTTCCTGCTGCTGGCGGTCTGGTCCGGCCTTCCGTCGATCGCGCTGGCATCCTCGCTGCTTGTCTCGACGGCGCTCGGAGCGGCCTCGCAGGAACTGATGTTCCGGGGCATCCTGTTTGCGGGGTTGCGATCCCGCTATTCGGACCTCAAGACGACGTGGATATCGAGCATTCTTGCCGGCATCGCCTGGCTTCCCGTCTGGATCTGGTACGGCGCCTGGGAACAAGGGGTTGGCGATATGATGCTCGGCTTCCTCCTGAGCATTTTGTTTTCGGCAATCCGCGTCAGAACCGGCTCGCTTTATCCCTGCATCCTGCTGCATGCCGTTTGGAGCTATTGCCTCACGCTGCTGAGGGTGAGCGGGGAGGGCGTGTTCTGGAGCCAACTGCTCTTCATCGCCCTCGTCATTCCCCTTCCGATCTACGGGCTGTTCCTGTTGCGGAAGAAGGCTCTTGTCGGCATGCCGGCCGTGGCAGCTGGTTGA
- the repA gene encoding plasmid partitioning protein RepA translates to MLADEAIARDARALSEQLKAMRERLFPPASMKTLRAFSSGEAAKLIGVSDGYLRQLSLAGEGPQPETGAGGRRFYSLADINALRHYLADQALAKGNHAKARSYLPHRDGARGEHLQVISVTNFKGGSGKTTSAVHLAQYLGLTGHRVLAIDLDPQASLSALFGYQPELDLTGNDTLYGAIRYDAEQRPLSDIIRGTYFPGVDIIPGNIELQEFEHVTPQALARRQEGQDAGPLFFARIQAAIQTVEADYDVVVIDCPPQLGYLTLSALCASTSVVVTVHPQMLDVASMNQFLFMTSDLLSVVREAGGTLNFDFLRYLVTRFEPNDGPQAQIVGFMRSLFGERVLTAPMLKSTAVSDAGLTKQTLYEVGRENFTRTTYDRAVEAMNAVNGEVEALIHSAWGW, encoded by the coding sequence ATGCTCGCCGACGAGGCGATCGCCAGGGATGCGCGGGCACTGTCCGAACAGCTGAAGGCGATGCGCGAGCGGCTTTTCCCACCGGCCTCGATGAAAACGCTGAGAGCCTTTTCGTCCGGCGAGGCCGCCAAGCTGATCGGTGTCTCCGACGGTTACCTGCGCCAGCTTTCGCTGGCAGGGGAGGGGCCTCAGCCGGAAACCGGTGCCGGCGGGCGGCGCTTCTATTCGCTCGCCGACATCAACGCGCTCCGCCACTACCTCGCCGACCAGGCGCTCGCCAAAGGCAACCACGCCAAGGCGCGTTCCTACCTGCCGCATCGCGACGGCGCCCGCGGCGAACATCTGCAGGTCATCTCGGTCACCAATTTCAAGGGCGGTTCCGGCAAGACCACGTCCGCCGTGCATCTGGCGCAATATCTCGGGCTTACCGGCCACCGGGTGCTGGCGATCGATCTCGATCCGCAGGCTTCGCTCTCTGCACTGTTCGGTTATCAGCCGGAGCTGGATCTCACCGGCAACGACACGCTTTACGGCGCAATCCGCTACGATGCCGAGCAGCGGCCGCTCTCGGATATCATCCGCGGCACCTATTTCCCGGGCGTCGATATCATCCCCGGCAATATCGAGCTGCAGGAATTCGAACATGTGACGCCGCAGGCGCTGGCGCGCCGGCAGGAAGGCCAGGATGCCGGGCCGCTGTTCTTTGCCCGCATCCAGGCCGCCATCCAGACGGTCGAGGCCGATTACGACGTGGTGGTGATCGACTGCCCGCCGCAGCTCGGTTACCTGACGCTGTCGGCGCTCTGCGCCTCCACCTCGGTCGTCGTCACCGTGCATCCGCAGATGCTCGACGTCGCGTCGATGAACCAGTTCCTGTTCATGACCTCCGACCTACTGTCGGTGGTGCGCGAGGCGGGCGGCACGCTTAATTTCGATTTCCTGCGCTATCTCGTCACCCGGTTTGAACCGAACGACGGGCCGCAGGCGCAGATTGTCGGCTTCATGCGTTCGCTGTTCGGTGAGCGAGTGCTGACCGCGCCGATGCTGAAATCGACGGCGGTATCGGATGCCGGCCTCACCAAGCAGACGCTCTACGAGGTCGGCCGCGAGAACTTCACTCGCACCACTTATGACCGGGCCGTCGAAGCAATGAATGCCGTCAACGGCGAGGTCGAGGCGCTGATCCACTCCGCCTGGGGATGGTGA
- the repB gene encoding plasmid partitioning protein RepB encodes MAGSRKNELRALFAGGLAPSEPARAPETKSMPEAETGPVAAGEGAPPPRSASGAVKAMGLSLGTMTRDADEARALRQALSDGERVVNVHPEKIDSSFIEDRLRLDDRDDEDFAALIDSIRESGQQVPVLLRPHPDKSGRYQTAYGHRRVRAAARLGIEVKAIIRPLSDDELVLAQGKENAERRNLTFIERGLFAKNLASRGFDRKVIGDALAVQKSELSRLMQVVDGIPENFIRIIGPAPKAGRDRWMKLGAMLQSGAAQNAAHDEIHFQRFQSAGSDQRFQFLFDRLLRRIKPEAPKPKELKDSSGKVFARIRRDGRGRRIEFSPDVDAAFIDEAAALLAERYEQFIADRSADKA; translated from the coding sequence ATGGCTGGAAGCCGCAAGAACGAGTTGAGGGCGCTATTTGCGGGAGGACTTGCACCGAGCGAGCCAGCCCGTGCGCCTGAAACCAAATCCATGCCCGAAGCCGAAACCGGCCCGGTTGCTGCGGGGGAGGGCGCGCCGCCGCCCCGCAGCGCATCCGGCGCTGTCAAGGCGATGGGCCTGTCGCTTGGCACCATGACCCGCGATGCGGATGAGGCGCGGGCGCTGCGCCAGGCGCTCAGTGACGGCGAACGCGTCGTCAACGTCCATCCGGAGAAGATCGATTCCTCCTTCATCGAGGATCGGCTGCGGCTCGACGATCGCGACGACGAGGATTTCGCAGCCCTGATCGACAGCATCCGCGAGAGCGGACAGCAGGTGCCGGTGCTGCTGCGCCCGCATCCGGACAAAAGCGGCCGTTACCAGACCGCCTACGGCCACCGCCGCGTGCGTGCCGCCGCTCGCCTGGGGATCGAGGTCAAGGCCATCATCCGGCCGCTGTCCGACGACGAGCTGGTGCTGGCGCAGGGCAAGGAAAATGCCGAACGCCGCAACCTCACCTTCATCGAGCGCGGATTGTTTGCCAAAAACCTCGCAAGCCGGGGTTTCGACCGCAAGGTGATCGGCGATGCGCTCGCGGTGCAGAAGAGCGAATTGTCGCGCCTGATGCAGGTGGTGGACGGCATTCCGGAAAATTTCATCCGCATCATCGGCCCGGCACCAAAGGCCGGCCGTGACCGGTGGATGAAGCTCGGCGCAATGCTGCAATCGGGCGCTGCCCAGAACGCCGCCCATGACGAGATTCATTTCCAGCGGTTCCAGTCGGCCGGCAGCGATCAGCGCTTCCAGTTCCTCTTCGACCGGCTGTTGCGCCGGATCAAACCGGAGGCGCCGAAGCCGAAAGAGCTCAAGGACAGCAGCGGCAAGGTTTTCGCCCGCATCAGGCGCGACGGCAGGGGTCGGCGTATCGAGTTTTCGCCGGATGTCGATGCCGCGTTCATCGACGAGGCGGCGGCA